Below is a genomic region from Scyliorhinus canicula chromosome 5, sScyCan1.1, whole genome shotgun sequence.
AGGActaaaataaaaatactttactAATAACTAAATTATTTATTCACCTGTGTtggtaacagtaagaagtcttacaacaccaggttaaagtccaacaggtctatttgtaatcactagctttcggagcttagCTCCGTCATCAGATGAGTGactcacttgatgaaggagctgtgctccgaaagctagtaattttaaataaacctgttggactttaacctggtgttgtaagacttcttactgtgcccaccctagtccaacgctggAATTTCCACATCATGGATAACAGGTAAAAGTATGAATGATGTAGCACTTTTAATGaacacacagggcgggattctcctttccagggactaagtccccacgccggtgggagaacggtgccaaccactccgacgtcaacagcccccaaaaaaTCTTCGCACTTccagaggggttggtgccgctccaACTGGTGGCGAGGAGActgcgcgagttcgcacatgcgcggaaccgccggcatggttctgGTGCgggaggaaggagtgcccccacagcacaggcccgcccgcagatcggtgggccccgattgcgggctagCCCACTGTGggggccacccccacccccggggtcggatccccctgtgcccccccccaccaaggaccGCCCCCGCTGACTTACCTACCAAGTCCCGCCATGTGGGGCCATGCTTAAtccatgccagcgggactggccaaaatcagacggccactcagcccatcggggcccggagaattgacggggggggggggggggcgctgccaacggcccccgactggcaagGCAtgaaccctgccccctgcccgaaaaccggcgccggagaatacggcaaccGGCGTCGAGACGGCGGCGCGGGATTTGCGCCACCATCCGGGGATTCTCTCacctggtggggggggtcagagaatctatTGCAACTGTGTTGGAGTATATTCAGTCTTCTGCTTTTCTCTTGTAGTTTACAATCTTTGCACCCCCACTAGTGCTCTATAATTGTTTGACATATTGTTTATGTGGCTACATACCATGAATGCAAAAACAAAGTCACAGTAGTACTTTTCATGAAAGAAATTCTTTCATTAATTTACTAGAACAATAcagtaaaaatattaaaaagcCTAACAACTTAATGACTAATTTATCGTACATTATACTTGGATCTGCAGGTATTGGGGTAGACGATATGTTTATTATGCTCTCCAGTTGGCAAAAGACAAAAGTGCATGATAAAGTTGAAGATCGCCTGGCAAAGACTTACTCAGAAGCAGCTGTTTCTATTACAATCACCACGCtgactgatgttttggccttttacATTGGTATCATGACACCTTTTCCATCTGTGCAGTCATTTTGTGTTTACACAGGTACAACTATTCTGTTCTGCTTCCTTTACAATATTACGTTTTTTGGAGCTGTTCTCGCACTGAATGGGAGAAGAGAAGCCAGTAACAGACACTGGCTGACATTCAGAAAGGTTGAACGTGATTCTAAACCAGACAAGTCTAAACTCTATGGTTTATGTTGTGTGGGTGGGAGCTACAATCAGGAATCGGGAGCAGAATCGGAGCATCCAGTTTATTTTTTCTTTAAGAAGTATTATGGTCCTTTCCTTACAAACCGATGGACCAAGGCAATTGTGGTGCTCCTGTACACTGGGTATTTGGCTGGCAGCATTTATGGCTGTTTACACATCAAAGAAGGAATTGATCTCAGAAATCTGGCCTTTGATGATTCATATGTGATTAAGTTCTATAATGATGAGAGTGATTTTTTCTCCGATTATGGGCCACGAGTCATGGTTACTGTCACTGAACCTGTGGAATATTGGAATTCTACCATTCAAGATGAAATTGAAATTTGCAtgggcagattggaaaacaactCTTATGTAGATCGTGAACTGTCAGAGTCCTGGCTTCGTATATATGTTGAGCATGCTGCAGATATGTCAATAGATATAAGGGAAAGAAATGCATTCATTGGAAATTTATCAAAATTTTTGACATATGTCCCTGCATTTCAACAAGATATTGAGCTGTCAGAAGATAATATGGACATTAGAGCATCACGATTTTTTATTCAAACAGTGAATGCCAGTGATTCATTTAATCAAAAAAACATGTTGATTGAATTAAGAAACTTGGTGAAGGAATGTAAAATCCCTTTGCTTGTGTATCATCCAGCATTCATCTACTTTGATCAATTTCTTATAATAGTGACCACTACCGTCCAGAATATAATTGTGGCCACTGCTGCCATGTTGGTCATTTCTTTACTCTTAATACCTAATCCAATTTGTTCTTTATGGGTCACATTTGCTATTGCATCAGTTTTAGTGGGTGTGTCTGGTTTTATGTCTTTCTGGGGTGTCAATTTAGATTCTATATCTATGATTAATCTGGTCATTTGTATTGGATTTTCTGTGGACTTCACAGCTCATATTTCATACGCATTTGTTTCAAATGATAAAACAAATGCCAATGAACGAGCTATTGATGCGCTGTACACTCTTGGCTATCCCATTCTGCAAGGGGCTCTTTCAACTATAATTGGCATTGCGGTGTTGTCTATGGCAGGAGGTTACATATTTAGAACCTTTTTTAAGATCATGTTTCTTGTCATATTTTTTGGTGCTGTTCATGGCCTTGTTTTGATGCCAGTGTTTCTAACATTTTATCAAGCTTGTGGCAATCAGAATAGTGGTCCCTCAAATACACATGACAGTAAAGAGAATAGCCAGAACAGAAATGCACACAACTACCTGCAGGTTCATCATGGCAAAGAAAATGGAGCTGATTCCGGTGAACTAACAAACTTGTAGTAACTACTTGTTGTCTGAGATCAAGGCGATCTTTGGCAACTTTATGAATATATTGCCACAGGGCTCAAAACAGTAACTTAATTCAGAACACAAGACTTATTCCTTTTCCCCAAAGTTCTACCATGTTGTCATAACTTGCATAAATTGAGTGattgaagaaaaaaaataaacacttAAACCAAAAACCCTGGATAGACAGTTCTGTATCAAAATGACTCGCATGtcccctgaaatggcctagctcCAGGCAATTAGGGACgaccaacaaatgctggcccatgaACATCCAATGAATAAAAAGTGATGTAAAATGACGGCGTCGCTTGGCTTCCCCTGATGATCCTGTGTAGGTGGAATGCAGGAAAAGGTTCAATGTTGTTGAACTAACAATCCGAGCTCAACTCTTATAGTCTGCTCACACCACCATGTGTGGCCTCCCTACTTACAACACACTTGATTTCCTTCTAATTTCTACAAACAATGCACCATATTTCATTCCAGCTCCCTTTCGTGGGAGATTTTGTTCCTACAACTCTCACCACTATTCTACCATgtaggcaaagtggttagcactactgcctcacaactccagggacccaggttcaattctggccttgggtgactgtgacgtttgccctttctccccgtgtctgtgggtttcctctgggtgctccagtttcctcccacagtccaaagatgtgcaggttaggtggattgaccatgctaaattgccccttaatgtcaagGATGTGCAACTTAGGCAGGTTATGATGTTACAGGAAGAGGCCTAGGGGAGTAGAGCTTGGTCTGGTGCTTTTTCAGAGTGTCAGAGCAGACTTTTTattaaattaagggacaatttagcgtggccaatccacctaccctgcacatcttttgggttgtgggggcgaaaccaatgcaaacacggggagaatgtgaaaactccagacggacagtgacccagagccgggatcgaatctggaccgtggcgctgtgaggctgcagtgctaaccactgcgccacaatgctgccctgggtctgtgcagacttgatgggctgaatggcctccttctgcactgtaggaattctatggatctaTAGACAGCCTTTCTGTCATATAGATCCTAACTATTGATTCCATGTCCCCTTAcccatatttatacagctctagCTATTGATCACTGTGTAATATTTAGATTAAATCCATCCAGCTGTGTGTGAAAGCTTAATGACATTGAAAGAGTTGTATGTCTTGGTTAATGCCACTTTGTCATACTTCAAAAACTGATTATCTGGCTATTTATTCATCTACCTTTAGTGGGATCTTGTGTGGAAATTGCTCCGGAAACCCAGCTCCACCTCATCACCTCTTTCAATTCCACCACTGTTGCTAGATTTTGTTGGTTTATCCGGCATCCAGCACAatgatttcctccaattaaatattcggAAGGCTGTGTAACTTTGTTTTCGATCATCTCTCCAAACTCTGTTCCTTATCTACCAAATTTGTCTGCAATGTTGGCGTCACATTCAACCCCGTGGATCACATATTGAGCCCATCACCCGAGATGTCCGCTTCCACCTACGTTACATCTTTGCAGCTGCCTCAGCTTATCTGTTGTTGAAACACTTATGCTTGACCTTGTCACTTGTAGAATTGATTATTCTGACACAACCCTGGCTGGTTGTGTcaatctcccacattctaccctccagaAACTGGAGGTCATTAAAGCTTTGCTGCTTGAGTCTTAACTTGCAGCAAATCTCATTCCCCTATTATCCCTGTGCTCACTAACCGATATTGGCTCCTGGTCAAACAATATCTTGGGTTTCTAAATTCTGATGCtcgttttcaaatcccaccatagccttGTGACCTTCCCATTgcctctgtaatcttctccagaaTAACAAATCcctgagatatctgtgctcatcTAATGGTGGCCTCCTGAGGTCCTTGATTTTAATTCCTCCACAGTTTGGTGATGaagccttcagttgcctggacccCTGGATCTGAAATTCATCCTTGGGCTTCTCCGCCTCTTTTCTTCACTTTCCTCCTTTGAGATATTCCTTAAAATCTACCCCTTTGGCCAAGTCTTTGGTTATCTGACCTATTATCTCCTTCTGTGGATCAGTGCCTTTTTTTGTAACatttctgtgaagtgccttggaatgttttatgttgaaggtgccatataaatgttaTTTCCTATCTGATACCAGTTTTATTTCAAAGTAATCCATTGATTGCAAAGCAAGTTTAGATACACTGAGGCCCATTTAAATGCTGCATCTTTTGTTACTCTTAATTCAATAGAAACTTACTTTCTTAATTGTACATATTGTAGAGTTTAATGGAACATCTTTAACTGAATGGATTATTGAGATTGCTTCTACATGATGCATTAGTTTAATCTGCAACACAGCACGTGACATGACCTGCACCAAATGGTAACGCGATTTTCTTCTGTAACCATTAAAGATGGTCTTGTTTTTTTAATAATTGTGCCCATGATGTTAGGGCATACTAAGATGATCAACATGCCATGTAAGATGAACTGTCACAACAAGTAATGCTATAATTGCCAAATACTGCTTGAAAATACCTCATTCAATTAAAGAGCATGGTTTCATTGTAATGATATAAAAATAATTTGTGCTTGTACACCCTCCATTTATCGCTCACCAGAAGTGTCTCTATATCCTTATTATATGGAGACTAGAATTGTTCACTGTAGTAATCGAGGAGACATAAAATAAAGTGTCCCAGCCACAATTAACATTAACCCCGGTCTTGGTCTGGGATGGTTTATAAAAGGCTCGATTAAGAGTCCCAGCAGGACCACCTGTCACCATGGGAAGTGAAACTTCACGAGCTCCACAGAGAGATCATGAGTGGTCCTCATGAGCGTTATCTCattcctatccccccccccctttgttgaGGGCATCACCTTGCCTGGAGTAGTTCCCGCCGTCGAGCGTTCCCCGCTCCGAAGATGGCCCAAGGTACTTTTTTACGGTCCCCTCCATAGTCCTGAACTTGtatagtgagaagtcttacaacaccaggttaaagaccaacagatttgtttcaaacactagatttcggagcactgctcctttcctcaggactttaacctagtgttgtaagacttcttactgtgctcaccccagtccaacgccggcatctccacatctgaacttgTATGACACGGGGCCAGTCTTCTCAACTACCACCTCGAGATCCAAGGGTCTCTGAAATTGTGAATTTGGATGGCATCTCCCACCCTAAAAGTTCTATTGGTTCAGCAGGATGGCAGCAATTTTTCTTTTGAGCCTCCTGTtttgactccactttcccacttggGTTAGCAAACAGTAGACTGAGTCTGGACAAGAGGTGTCTGTCCATCAGCAATTCTACTGGCGCAACCACCTTTGTCACGTGGCATCCTGTAGTTGAAAAGTGACTGAACCAGTTTGGTATTGAGCGAGTCGGTGGTCTGTTTATTCCTATTGTTTCTAAATGTTTGGACTGCCCGCTCAGCCAAGCCAATAGAAGGTGGGTGGTAGGGTGCCTTCCAAATGTGCATCATCCCATTGGTCTTCGCGAATGCCTGGAATTCTCTGCTGGTGCTAGAAATTGTGGATGACATCGTTGTATGGTCATCCATTTAGAATGGGTGTCAATCAAGATTGAAAACATTGAACACATAAATGGCCCGGTGAAGACCATGTGTTCCCATACCCAAGGCTTGCCGGGTGTAGCCAGGCCGACTGGGAGCTTCTGATTTTCCTGACATGATGGGCAGTGTTTTACCAAACTTTCAATGTTAGAATCAAGCCTTACGACCATCTTCATCTTGGAGACTCCTACGTGATCACTGTTGAGTTCCTTCAAGATGGAGCACTGCCACGGCGAGGGACAACCACTTGGGCATCTTCCACTCTGAATTCTTGCTGTTCAGACAAGAAGGGCTTCAGGTCCTCCCTAGGGTGACCTTGAATTTTGTGcagggtgtccataaaatttaaagTCGTGATGAATTTTTCCATTCATGTTGGGAGGAGGGATGAAACATGGGGTGCGAGCTTGTGGCTAACAGTACGTGTCTCAGGCCGTCAGCATTCGCTATGTGCGTTCCTGGGTGGTGTTTAAAGGAGTACTCGTATGCTGCCAATAAGAGTGCCCAAAGTTGAATCCGAGCTGAAACGATGGGTGGGATTGCCTCTTTCTCCTTAAAAAGGCCCATCGGGGCTTTATGGTCTGAGATTATCATAAAGTTGTCGGCAGTAAACGTACagatggaatttcttcactccgaATATCACGGCCAAACTCTTTTTAATTTGTGCATAGTGTCGCTCTGTATCTGCCAGGGTCTGTCTCGCGGATGCAATCGGTCGCCTAGTGCCATTGACCTACCGATGGGAGAAGACTGCCCCTACTCCAAAGGTGTTCTTTGTCAGTAGCCCTGTGATTAACACATCATCTAGGTACACTGTCACTCCAGGAAGCCCTTGAGGGATATTTTCTGTATCGAGCTCCAGCTGAAGGTACGCTTTGCTCATCTCCAGCTTGGTAAACCTGTGGCTTCCAAACAGCTTTGCATAGAGATCTTTGAAGACAGATCAAATTATTGAGTTTTAATACAGGAGTCCTGGCCCAACCCTATCCGCAAAATATATTGAGCGACTTATGTCATGATGCTCCAGATGTCCAGGTTGGGCCTCTACCTTGGTGGGCAAGGCATAAGGGATCAGTCATGTCCTGAAATATTAAAAAGGTCTCCAGGTTCATGCAGACTACTGCCCGTGCACCGTTGACCTTCCAAGGCCCTCCTGAAATGCCTTGGGGTATTTCCCAATGACTTCATATAGGCCACAGTTTGTCTGCCAGTCCAATTGGATTTTTGCAGCTGGTCTCTGCCCAGAAGGGTGAGTCCTGGTCCTTGCATGACTATTAGGGGAAGTCCGACCAACTGTTGCTCATGCATGACAGCGGTAGAGGCCCCCCTGCATATGTGGCCACTCTGGCCATGATGTCCAGCAGGGACATGATGCCGGGTCAAGAGGCTCCTGAAGGTCTTCCACAATGGAGACAGTGGCTCCCGTGTCCACTTTAATTTCCAAGGGGTGATTGTTAACCCAGAGTTTAATCTTGATAAGGGCAAATTTGGGGGTGGTGGTacaattcaactgctttagtttGTCCTGTCCGAGCTGGCGGATGTTTAGAGCTGAATCCTGCAATGGCTTTGACTTCTGGCTTGGGCAGTATGCAGCCTTGTCTTGGGCGTATCCTCAGGCCACAAGTACAAAACTCTTGTGACTGCTATTAGTTCTCTGAGGAAGCTTCTCTAACAGTCCTGGAGTTTTGCGGCCATTAGCCTATGTCCATTTGTGCTGTGGCTGAGTATGACCAGGTGGCGGGTGAGGTGCGCAGGTGCTGTCTACAGGTAACTCGGATTTTCCTATAATGGGAATGTTCAGCACTTGAGCACGCTGCAGTCTATTGAACCTTTGGACTTCCCAGGCccctttttcagcattttccaggGACAGCTCCAGTTCTCTGGCTCTTTTAAGATCAAGGACGGGTTCTGCAAGCCGTTTTCTCTGTGTCGCAACATTGGTTATCCCGCATTCCAGCCGGTAGCATCCCCAGCAGGGTTGACCCATAATTGCAGTGCTAAGCCATTTTCTTGAGCTTGGTCAAGAATTACATTACAGGTTCTCCAGGGATTCATCCGGCTGTAGTAAACCTGTAGCGCTGAGAATAACTGATGGTGTTGGATCAGAGTGGTTCACAACTAAGTCTACAAGCCAGTAAAAGTTGAATCTGGGTCAGCCAGGTAAGTCAGCCTCCTAATGAAGGCAAACATCTGGACTCTACAGACAGACAAAAGGATTACTTTCTGTCAGCCATCACCTTTATGCATTTGCACAAAAGAAATAGCACATTCTTTCAGCATACTGTAGCCAATCCTCCACGCCCACATCTTATGGCTCGAGTTTCCCAAATAATGGCATTTACGGGTTCTCTTCGTACACTTCTTAACGGAGGTGTTCTTTTTCTGAGCAGAGCTGTCCAGAATCCCATTCTTGCCCATCGTCACCAGCCTAGTAATCCAGGAGATACAAAGTTAAAGGTcaaatcaaatttattttaacGCCAAAGGAAAGTCGCACCCgtgtgacccagccagcgattACAGGAACTCCCAGTTTGGGTCTGGGAGGGTATTTAAAAGGCTTGATAACTAGTTCCAGTTGGACAGGCCTCTGCCTCTTACCATGCAAACTCCTACtccatgagccccccccccccccccatcccccagggaGATCAGTGAGTGATCCCTcgaggtcaaagaacaaagaaacgtacagcacaggaacaggcccttcggctctccaagcccatgccgaccatgctgcctgtctaaactaaaatctgctacacttcctgggtccgtatccctctattcccatcctattcatgtatttgtcaagctgccccttaaatgccactatcgtccctgcttccaccacctcctccggcagcgagttccaggcacccagtaccctctgtgtaaaaaaacttacctcgtacatctcctctaaaccttgcccctcgcaccttaaacctatgccccctagtaattgacccctctaccctggggaaaagcctctgactatccactctgtctatgcccctccataattttgtagacctctatcaggtcgcccctcaacctctgtcgttccagtgagaacaaaccgagtttattcaaccactcctcatagctaaagctctccataccaggtaacatcctggtaaatctcttctgcaccctctctaaagcctccacatccttctggtagtgtggcgaccagaattgaatactatactccaagtgtggcctaaataaggttagaacatagaacagtacagcacagaacaggcccttcggccctcgatgttgtgccgagcaatgatcaccctactcaaactcacatatccaccctatacccgtaacccaacaactcccccttaaccttactttttaggacactacgggcaatttagcatggccaatccacctaacccgcacatcattggactgtgggaggaaaccggagcacccggaggaaacccacgcacacacggggaggacgtgcagactccgcacagacagtgaccgagccgggaaccgaacctgggaccctggagctgtgaagcattgatgctaaccactatgctaccgtgctgcccaacagttctatacagctgcaacataacttgccaattcttatactcaatgccccggccaatgaaggcaagcatgccgtatgccttcttgattaccttctccacctgtattgcccctttcagtgacctgtggacctgtacacctagatctctttgactttcaatactcttgagggttctaccattcactgtatattcccgacctacattagaccttccaaaatgcattacctcacatttgtccggattaaactccatctgccatctctctctgcccaagtctccaaacaatctaaattctgctgtatcctttgacagtcctcatcgctatccgcaattccaccaacctttgtgtcgtctataaacttactaatcagaccagttacattttcctccaaatcatttatatatactacggatagcaaaggtcccaacactgatcgctGCGGAACAcctctagtcacagccctccaattagaaaagcacccttccattgttactctctgccttctatgaccaagccagttctgtatccaccttgccagctcaccgctgtgcccgtgtgacttcaccttttataccagtctaccatgagggaccttgtcaaaggtcttactgaagtccatatagacaacatccactgccctacttgcatcaatcatctttgtgacctcttcgaaaaactcttatcaagttagtgagacactacctccccttcacaaaactatactgcctctcactaatacgtccatttgcttccaaatgggagttgatcctgtctcgaagaattctctccagtaatttccctaccactgacgtaaggctcaccggcctgtagttccctggattatccttgctacccatcttaaaggaacaacattggctgttctccagtcctccgggacatcacctgaagacagtgaggatccaaagatagaacatagaacatagaacattacagcacaatacaggcccttcggccctcgatgttgcgccgacctgtgaaacccctctaaagcccatctacactattcgctTATCgttcatatgtctatccaatgaccatttgaatgcccttagtgttggcgagtacactactgttgcaggcagggcattccacgcccttactactctctgagtaaagaacctacctttgacatctgtcctatatctatctcccctcaatttaaagctatgtcccctcgtgctggacatcatcatccgaggaaaaagactcttcctgtccaccctatctaatcctctgatcatcttgtatgcctcaattaagtcacctcttaaccttcttctctaatgaaaacagccttaagtcatctcagcctttcctcagaagatcttccctccataaccaggcaacatcctggtaaatctcctctgcaccttttccaatgcttccacatacttcctataatgcggcgaccagaactgcacgcaatactctaaatgcggccacaccagagttttgtacaactgcaacatgacctcatggctccgaaactcaatccttctaccaataaaagctaacacaccatacacgttcttaacaaccctctcaacctgggtggcaactttcagggatctatggacatggacaccgagatctctctgctcatccacactaccaagaattgtaccattaacccagtactctgtcttcctgttattccttccaaaatgaatcacctctcacttttctgcattaaactccatttgccacctgtcagcccagctctgcagcttatctatgtccctttgtaacttgtaacatccttccgcactgtccacaactccaccgactttagtgtcatctgcaaatttactcacccatccttctacgccctcctccaggtcatttataaaaatgacaaacagcagtggccccaaaacagatccatgtggtacaccactagtaactggactccagtctgaacatttcccatcaactaccaccctttgtcttcttccagctagccaatttctgatccaaactgctaaatcaccctgaatcccgtgcctccgtattttctgcaatagcctaccgtggggaaccttataaaaggtttactgaaatccatatacaccacatcaactactttaccctcatccacctgtttggtcaccttcgcaAAGAACTCAAGAAGGTTAGTGAGGcacccttcagaaaaccatgttgactatctctaatcaaattattcctttccagatgattatacatcctatctcttataaacctttctaatACTTTGCCCATAACAAAAGtaaggctaactggtctatagttaccggggttgtctctactccccttcgtgaacaaggggacaacattt
It encodes:
- the LOC119966464 gene encoding patched domain-containing protein 3-like is translated as MAWCQTDCVEKPLCAAFRKLGTCVGQNPWWFLLVPLVVSVVIGGGFGFFAKNENNDIEYQFTPINGPAKLERKFIKEHFPTNDSQFFSRPRLYAEGAFASFIAVSKDGNILTEATFEEILSIDKNVKGFQIYDSGTAYNYSNLCAKTGAICFSNPLLDLLNYDASLVEKTNITYPTANRAFIADALGGVELNKIGTTIKKAKAFRLRYELREDDEENKRLSLLWIEEFLREFPMALAQSTHIEVSHFTSVSRQEEFGKNSKRIIPLFSLTYFLSIFFSIMSCVRFDCVRTKVSVAALGVVSAGLAVLTGFGLLMYCGMSFAIDTANAPFLILGIGVDDMFIMLSSWQKTKVHDKVEDRLAKTYSEAAVSITITTLTDVLAFYIGIMTPFPSVQSFCVYTGTTILFCFLYNITFFGAVLALNGRREASNRHWLTFRKVERDSKPDKSKLYGLCCVGGSYNQESGAESEHPVYFFFKKYYGPFLTNRWTKAIVVLLYTGYLAGSIYGCLHIKEGIDLRNLAFDDSYVIKFYNDESDFFSDYGPRVMVTVTEPVEYWNSTIQDEIEICMGRLENNSYVDRELSESWLRIYVEHAADMSIDIRERNAFIGNLSKFLTYVPAFQQDIELSEDNMDIRASRFFIQTVNASDSFNQKNMLIELRNLVKECKIPLLVYHPAFIYFDQFLIIVTTTVQNIIVATAAMLVISLLLIPNPICSLWVTFAIASVLVGVSGFMSFWGVNLDSISMINLVICIGFSVDFTAHISYAFVSNDKTNANERAIDALYTLGYPILQGALSTIIGIAVLSMAGGYIFRTFFKIMFLVIFFGAVHGLVLMPVFLTFYQACGNQNSGPSNTHDSKENSQNRNAHNYLQVHHGKENGADSGELTNL